The Pasteuria penetrans genomic interval CTGTTCTTCGTCGATCTCCCATACCATCATACCCGGCGATACCCCAGCCTGTGTAAGAATGGCCCCCTTCGATATGTTCTCGGCCCCCTCTACATCCACCTCCCCCACATAAAGGAGAGGCGATCGGATTGCCAACGCCATCACCATGGCTAATAATCCAGCCGCAAGCACCAATTTTGCCTGTAAGGACAATAACCGTTGCTCCCTTTGGGGGGTAGGAAAAACGGGGATCCTCCCTGCCAAGACCGATCCGTCCCTTCTCTACTACAAACCAGACCCATACACCTTCTGTACCCATGATTCGAGAATCTATTACCCTACAGCAATTTTCTCAAAGTCCACCACTACCTCCATAGTACCATAAAATTCACTCCACAAGGGCGCATTAGGCCGCAATTTAACCATTATCAATCCAGAAACCTCCCCATCCATCGTTTCCATTTTGTAGATACCATGAAACGAGTTACCCTCTGGGGTCTAAAAAATGAGAGCAATCCTTCTTCCCAATCCTCCTTTGAACCCCCACAAATCCCACTGAACCACCCTATTGTCGTGGAAAACACAAAAAAACAATCGGTAGGAACACATCTCTTAAGAAAAATATAATTATTATTTTTTAAAATAAATCAAAACATTATCATGATCACTGAAAATAATTATAGATCGATATTAAAAAAATGATTCCTATACATCGCTTGGAATTCCCTATCACTCACCCTGTCCTTCAACGTAGGGACTCTATAAAGCCACACATAATTTCTTCCAGCACCCTTTTTTGTTGGAAAAACGGAATATCATCCTAACGGAATGGGCCATACTGGGTGATAGATGGGGGATGCCTTACCAAGAGGAAATGGGGCGAGGACGGGTAGGGAAAGTCATCTTACCCACCCGATAGAAACAGAATAAAATGAGAATTTTTACATTACAATACAGGAACCGTTTCCGCGAGGAAAAAATTCCTGTCCACACCCTATCCCTGAAAGAACCCCACCCCGAGAGGAGAGAAACTGCAAAGTCAATGATAAAAAGGAAAATCACCCTATGGATAGGTTTTTTTATAACCATCTTCTCTTGCTTGTTCTCTAGATATCAAAATCTTTGGGCTAACCATCCCGAAAAACCCATTTGCATACAAATTCTGGCCCATAGCAACAGTGAAAGAGATCAATGGGTCAAACAACAAGTAAAGAACCATTTATTAACTAAGCTGGGGCAACTCCCCCTACATACCACAGCAAAAACGCATTGGATCCTCTACCGACATCTGGGCCTGTGGAAATTAGAAATCGAAGAATTGCTTAGAAAATATGGATTTATCTACCCTATACAAATCACATTAGGACCGATATCCCAGCCGGCAAAACAACTCGGAAATCTGCAGTACCCGGCCGGAATTCGTGAAACCCTGTTGATAAGATTGGGTTCGGGGAAGGGGGAGAATTTCTTCTGTGTTCTTTTTCCCCCTTTATGTGGCCTCAACCCTCAAGTCTATCGCGAACCCGAAAAAGTAGAATGTCGTTGCTGGATCTGCGAAAAATTTAATAAATTATGGGATCAGTGGAGAAATGGAACAGAATCTTCATTCAAACCCTTCGCTACAATCCGAAATAGGCATTATAATACGGATAAAATATACAAAAAACTATAATTTAATTAAATTTGTGTATTGTAAATATATAAAATGGTGTTAGTGCTGGAATTAAAAACCAGTTGATTTGGTTTTTTCCAAGTATTAACTGTATTTAAAAATAAAATGTATTGATTTCTAATAATAATGAATAGTGTGGGTGCTCATTGTTTACCTCCCCCTGAATTTATTGTTTTATGCTGATCAATATTCCTCCGGAGGTAGGGGGCATGAGTCATCCCCTTTTTACATAATAACAATAACCTTCATTCCCTTTCACTGTAGATAGTGTAATCGTGCCTTATTTGTTGATCGGATCGCTTTGTTTGTGGTAAGAGAATAGGGTTCCGCCCTGTCCGTAATGTTGACAAAATTACGGATTTTTGTTGCTTTTGTACCTCCCATGAACAGAGTGGATCTTATGCAGTGGAACACATAATGTTCGTCCTCCGCACAGGGTTATAGTAAAAATTTTATAAAAATTCATATTAAATAAGGTACATCCCCCCGAAGATACAAAAGCAGGAACAGTAACATAATAAAATGTCATTATGTTACTAATTACTTTATTCAAAGGCGAGACTAGATTCATAGATAGGACATTACTCACAAGAAATTACACGGTCCCATATAGTACACGCATAGATCCCGGGGGAGTAAAATTTAGGCAGTGCACAGAGATTTGGGATCGTCTATTGAGTAGGAATACTGATAAATAAAAAATGCTTTAATAAAAAAATATTTATAAATATATAAATAAAATTAGGGGATTACATAAATAAATTCAAAACGATTTATTGATAATATGAAAAC includes:
- a CDS encoding stage II sporulation protein R produces the protein MIKRKITLWIGFFITIFSCLFSRYQNLWANHPEKPICIQILAHSNSERDQWVKQQVKNHLLTKLGQLPLHTTAKTHWILYRHLGLWKLEIEELLRKYGFIYPIQITLGPISQPAKQLGNLQYPAGIRETLLIRLGSGKGENFFCVLFPPLCGLNPQVYREPEKVECRCWICEKFNKLWDQWRNGTESSFKPFATIRNRHYNTDKIYKKL